A region of Oxyura jamaicensis isolate SHBP4307 breed ruddy duck chromosome 5, BPBGC_Ojam_1.0, whole genome shotgun sequence DNA encodes the following proteins:
- the BTBD6 gene encoding BTB/POZ domain-containing protein 6 isoform X1, producing the protein MPLPHGCLNGRIMKCLTFFLLLPETLKKSKKSVRPNGKVPGCYEIVPLALKKKMAAELYPASANTNIANSNAAATAANSKKNALQLQQSAQPPPPPQLQNLNNNNLESANWQSFHPTLRERNALMFNNELMADVHFIVGPPGASKKVPAHKYVLAVGSSVFYAMFYGDLAEVKSEIHIPDVEPAAFLILLKYMYSDEIDLEADTVLATLYAAKKYIVPALAKACVNFLETSLEAKNACVLLSQSRLFEEPELTQRCWEVIDAQAEMALKSEGFCEIDQQTLEIIVTREALNTKEVVVFEAVLNWAEAECKRQGLPVTPRNKRNVLGKALYLVRIPTMTLEEFANGAAQSDILTLEETHNIFLWYTAANKPKLEFPLTKRKGLVPQRCHRFQSSAYRSNQWRYRGRCDSIQFAVDKRIFIAGLGLYGSSCGKAEYSVKIELKRLGVVLAQNLTKFTSDGSSNTFSVWFEHPVQVEQDTFYNVSAILDGNELSYFGQEGMTEVQCGKVTFQFQCSSDSTNGTGVQGGQIPELIFYA; encoded by the exons ATGCCACTGCCCCATGGTTGCCTCAATGGCAGGATCATGAagtgtttgactttttttcttctgcttccagaGACCTTAAAGAAGTCCAAAAAGAGCGTGAGGCCAAACGGCAAGGTGCCAGGATGCTATGAGATAGTGCCCCTGGCCCTGAAGAAGAAGATGGCTGCAGAACTTTACCCTGCCAGCGCCAACACCAACATCGCCAACAGCAACGCCGCCGCCACCGCTGCCAACAGCAAGAAGAACgcgctgcagctccagcagagcgcccagccgcccccgccgccccagctccagaacctcaacaacaacaacttggAGAGCGCCAACTGGCAGTCCTTCCACCCAACGCTGCGCGAGAG GAACGCGCTGATGTTCAATAACGAACTCATGGCTGACGTCCACTTCATCGTGGGCCCGCCAGGGGCATCCAAGAAAGTTCCTGCCCATAAG TATGTTTTGGCAGTCGGTAGCTCTGTCTTCTACGCTATGTTTTATGGTGATCTCGCAGAGGTCAAATCCGAAATCCATATACCAGATGTGGAACCTGCAGCCTTTCTAATCCTATTAAA atACATGTATAGTGATGAAATAGACCTGGAAGCTGACACAGTTCTGGCTACGCTGTATGCTGCCAAGAAGTACATCGTGCCAGCCCTAGCAAAGGCTTGCGTCAATTTTCTGGAGACTAGTTTAGAGGCGAAGAACGCTTGCGTTCTGCTGTCTCAGAGCAGGCTCTTTGAGGAGCCAGAGCTGACACAGCGCTGCTGGGAGGTGATTGATGCTCAAGCAGAAATGGCACTGAAGTCAGAAGGCTTCTGTGAGATAGATCAACAGACGCTAGAGATCATTGTAACCCGGGAGGCGCTAAACACCAAGGAAGTGGTAGTGTTCGAGGCCGTTCTCAACTGGGCAGAGGCTGAATGCAAAAGGCAAGGGCTGCCGGTCACGCCACGCAACAAGAGGAATGTATTAGGAAAAGCGCTGTACTTGGTGCGGATTCCCACTATGACTCTAGAAGAGTTCGCCAACGGAGCTGCCCAGTCCGACATCCTCACCCTTGAGGAAACTCACAACATATTCCTATGGTACACAGCtgcaaacaaacccaaacttGAGTTTCCCCTGACGAAAAGGAAAGGACTTGTACCTCAGCGATGCCATCGATTTCAGTCGTCCGCGTACCGCAGTAACCAGTGGAGGTACAGAGGGCGGTGTGACAGTATTCAGTTTGCCGTAGACAAACGGATATTTATAGCAGGACTGGGATTGTATGGGTCAAGTTGTGGCAAAGCTGAATACAGTGTCAAAATCGAACTGAAGCGCTTAGGAGTTGTCCTTGCTCAAAATCTGACAAAGTTTACCTCCGACGGGTCCAGTAATACTTTCTCTGTGTGGTTTGAACACCCTGTGCAGGTTGAGCAGGACACGTTTTACAATGTAAGTGCTATTCTCGACGGCAATGAACTCAGCTACTTTGGGCAAGAGGGAATGACTGAAGTGCAGTGTGGAAAAGTGACATTCCAGTTCCAGTGCTCCTCGGACAGTACCAATGGAACTGGAGTACAAGGAGGACAGATACCTGAGCTCATTTTCTATGCATGA
- the BTBD6 gene encoding BTB/POZ domain-containing protein 6 isoform X2 has product MAAELYPASANTNIANSNAAATAANSKKNALQLQQSAQPPPPPQLQNLNNNNLESANWQSFHPTLRERNALMFNNELMADVHFIVGPPGASKKVPAHKYVLAVGSSVFYAMFYGDLAEVKSEIHIPDVEPAAFLILLKYMYSDEIDLEADTVLATLYAAKKYIVPALAKACVNFLETSLEAKNACVLLSQSRLFEEPELTQRCWEVIDAQAEMALKSEGFCEIDQQTLEIIVTREALNTKEVVVFEAVLNWAEAECKRQGLPVTPRNKRNVLGKALYLVRIPTMTLEEFANGAAQSDILTLEETHNIFLWYTAANKPKLEFPLTKRKGLVPQRCHRFQSSAYRSNQWRYRGRCDSIQFAVDKRIFIAGLGLYGSSCGKAEYSVKIELKRLGVVLAQNLTKFTSDGSSNTFSVWFEHPVQVEQDTFYNVSAILDGNELSYFGQEGMTEVQCGKVTFQFQCSSDSTNGTGVQGGQIPELIFYA; this is encoded by the exons ATGGCTGCAGAACTTTACCCTGCCAGCGCCAACACCAACATCGCCAACAGCAACGCCGCCGCCACCGCTGCCAACAGCAAGAAGAACgcgctgcagctccagcagagcgcccagccgcccccgccgccccagctccagaacctcaacaacaacaacttggAGAGCGCCAACTGGCAGTCCTTCCACCCAACGCTGCGCGAGAG GAACGCGCTGATGTTCAATAACGAACTCATGGCTGACGTCCACTTCATCGTGGGCCCGCCAGGGGCATCCAAGAAAGTTCCTGCCCATAAG TATGTTTTGGCAGTCGGTAGCTCTGTCTTCTACGCTATGTTTTATGGTGATCTCGCAGAGGTCAAATCCGAAATCCATATACCAGATGTGGAACCTGCAGCCTTTCTAATCCTATTAAA atACATGTATAGTGATGAAATAGACCTGGAAGCTGACACAGTTCTGGCTACGCTGTATGCTGCCAAGAAGTACATCGTGCCAGCCCTAGCAAAGGCTTGCGTCAATTTTCTGGAGACTAGTTTAGAGGCGAAGAACGCTTGCGTTCTGCTGTCTCAGAGCAGGCTCTTTGAGGAGCCAGAGCTGACACAGCGCTGCTGGGAGGTGATTGATGCTCAAGCAGAAATGGCACTGAAGTCAGAAGGCTTCTGTGAGATAGATCAACAGACGCTAGAGATCATTGTAACCCGGGAGGCGCTAAACACCAAGGAAGTGGTAGTGTTCGAGGCCGTTCTCAACTGGGCAGAGGCTGAATGCAAAAGGCAAGGGCTGCCGGTCACGCCACGCAACAAGAGGAATGTATTAGGAAAAGCGCTGTACTTGGTGCGGATTCCCACTATGACTCTAGAAGAGTTCGCCAACGGAGCTGCCCAGTCCGACATCCTCACCCTTGAGGAAACTCACAACATATTCCTATGGTACACAGCtgcaaacaaacccaaacttGAGTTTCCCCTGACGAAAAGGAAAGGACTTGTACCTCAGCGATGCCATCGATTTCAGTCGTCCGCGTACCGCAGTAACCAGTGGAGGTACAGAGGGCGGTGTGACAGTATTCAGTTTGCCGTAGACAAACGGATATTTATAGCAGGACTGGGATTGTATGGGTCAAGTTGTGGCAAAGCTGAATACAGTGTCAAAATCGAACTGAAGCGCTTAGGAGTTGTCCTTGCTCAAAATCTGACAAAGTTTACCTCCGACGGGTCCAGTAATACTTTCTCTGTGTGGTTTGAACACCCTGTGCAGGTTGAGCAGGACACGTTTTACAATGTAAGTGCTATTCTCGACGGCAATGAACTCAGCTACTTTGGGCAAGAGGGAATGACTGAAGTGCAGTGTGGAAAAGTGACATTCCAGTTCCAGTGCTCCTCGGACAGTACCAATGGAACTGGAGTACAAGGAGGACAGATACCTGAGCTCATTTTCTATGCATGA